The Gossypium hirsutum isolate 1008001.06 chromosome D06, Gossypium_hirsutum_v2.1, whole genome shotgun sequence genome contains the following window.
attttgtaaaattgttaaaggttttgaAACATATTATTGATGAATTCTAGTTGTTTATtagattaaatgatgaatttgtaatCTTGGTTGTTGATTAGGACTAttttataaatgaattttttttagttttgaacctagggattaatttgaaattatgtaaaaatttagCATGTTAATTGTGAAAATTTGGATGTTTAAAGGTTGTTTTAGGGTGTTATTAAATTTGGTTAAAAGAATTAGAGGTTAAAAGtgaaaatttaaatagttttggtattaaggactaaattgaataaagtgtaaaagtttaggaaaattttgtaaaatgaaatttaaaggtcTCATGCATAGAAATGagtttgatattgtatttgaatttaatcattatacatatcaagaattgAATCGTACGGAGGATaattagagaaaaagaaaaaacgcGGATTAGTCCTTACGAGTCAATCGATAGCAtatattaggtaagttcatagtgtatACGATTAAGTATATATGATtacaatttatgctatttgaatttgtttaaattgaaatatggTCAAATATTTGTTAGTGGAATTGTAATTATAAATTATTCATAATTAAGTATAAAGTGAGTGTGTACTTATTTGGAAGTtgtgaaatatgaattatattatcTTGGAATAGACGTAATGGAATTACAGTATGTGTACGGATATTATGGAAGTGCCTATGATTTGTTAATgtgattaattcaattaaaatgcTCGTATGAACatagtaaacgattaggatacgattggcatgccaatagggttagaatgCACACTTGTACGAGATTGCACTTCGATGCCTCTGTTTGCACTTCAGTGCCTTTGTTTGCACTTCGTTGTCTCTGTTAGCATCCCGATGCTCTCTAGTGTGTTTTGGGGAAAACCCGAGTATCCGAGTCATGTTTCTATAGTTCATTGGGCCATGAAATTATGTGACTAAGGTTAAAACTATTTGATAAATCTGAATTATATTCATTGTAATGTTATATCGAGAATGATCATACTAGTATGTTACATTTTAGAATTGATGTGATAAAAAATATAGagatgtttatatatatgaattgaattggttTGAACTATTGTGGGATATCAATTATATGATGAAAAGTTTCAGCACTAATGTTATGTGATTTTGTAAATGATTGTCAGGGTTAAATAGTTTAAGTTCTTTTGTATTCAAGTGTTAATTGAGGTAAGTTGAGTTGAATTTTAGCtatgggcttactaagcttctTAAGCTATGGACAGATCAACTTCAGAGCTTACACTATCCAACCTTTGTTCGGTAGtctttaatttggttattttggttTGTGACATGTATATAAGGTTTTGAAGTTGCCAAACTTAAAGTTGTAGATGAATTTGTAAATTAAGTGAATGTTGGtatataatgttaaatttatgtttcttgTTGATGTTGTGATGGATGTGGAATGTTGATCTTATTTGGCATGAAGTTATTTTGTGCCATTTGAATGGTAGGCATGTTTGGTTTTGGTATCTTACTTATGAATAGATATAGAAATGGTCAATTTAGCATTGGTATCTTATAGTTTTAGAATTGAATATATTTGTCTTTGGTAAGTAACATGAATGAACGATTTTAGTATTTGATATTTGAAACCTTATTGATGATAGAATAAGATTCATATGATGATTGCATCTTTAGTTAAATTCCTTGTTGTTTATTAtaaattgtggtgccaatgaaGGCATATTAGTTAGGCATTTAAGTTGAATGTTTTGGTATGCTTTAAGCTTGTTTGGATGTGTTTTGAAGGCCTGTAAGTGGTGCCTCACATGGTCACTCCACACGGCCAAGTGGCTTATTTCATTTTGGTGCAAGTTTGTTCCACACAGTTACAAGTTGTCACATAGCCTGGTGACAGGACagtgtgaccctatttcgaatCACAGATAGTCAGTGACATGGTTGTGTGACCTGATTTTGAATTGTGCACGATCGGGCACATGGTCTagcgacacgatcgtgtgacccttTTTCGAATTGTGCACGGTTTGGCCACATGGCTATGTCCCtaagccacacagccgtgtgacccctgttttcagtttttcttacatttttctattttgtttcaaatcagTCCCAAACTGTTCCCAAAATGATTTTTAGGTTCTGTAAGCTCAATATAAGGTATGTATTCATATATATGCCATTAAtgattattgttttaatatttaatttaataattgaatgattttatgttgtcatttgatttgatatgtactgtaatactctgtaaccctaatccagcaatagagatgggttagaggtgttacattaatACAAATCCTTGAATAAATTAAGATTAATTGTATCTATAACCTTGAACTtcttgaatatttattagaaatttagcatttttatttagaaattgttGTTGCTAGTGTGATTATTATGATATATTGCATTCTCAATACACCAAAAAACACTtacatgatttttatttttgtgaaaaaaattacTAGTATGTTGGTTTTGTGAACACCTTTGTGTGTTTAAGGCTTAACTTTATTTGTTCTAAATGTTTAAcaagaatgaaaaatattttaaaaaaagtgtaCTAGTAAAGTCGAGGAAGaacttgaagaaaaaaaatattatgcattagtttatattacttttataaatttttaattttttaaaaaattgactcCATAATCCAAATTTCCTAGCTCTACCTCTACTTTATTCCCTTACAAAAAAACCCACTTAACAAAGGCCAAAAACTCAAAATGACACACAAATTCCCTTAATAACCATCCAAGTATGGATCTATGGGGTCGACCCCATGACTTTGATGAAAAGCTTCTCCCAAAAGTTGCTTCAACACCATGACTTCATCACGAGCATGTTGTGACTTAGTGAGCCAATGTTGTGGTGTTGTGTTCCCTCATGTCACGACATGATCGGCTATCAAGCCCTTCTCCCATAATCATGTTTCACAACGTCATGAGCTCAAGAAGCTCCTTTTCACGACATAACTTACTCTTTAGTTGCATTAACTTCAATTTGGTCTTTCAAAACCATTTAACACTTATTTAGAACCATTTTCTTCTTAGAATCGAAATAGAATTTAAAGTACGAGATTGAGCACACAAATACAATAAGACCTAAATTCGACACACAACTTATTAAACACTTAAAAAGACTCAATTTTACTCAAAAATACAGTAAAGCATGAAAAGaatcatatttacatatatcaaATTTTCCCTCATCAAGTGCGAATGCTAGTGTCCATTATGGCTAGCACTGTAACAAACTTAGTAGCTTGCCATGTTTGGAGTTGgcgatttttgaaaaaaaaatatttgggcTTCAAAGGATGCTGATATTACAAAAATATGAAAGCTCATCTATAACAATCAATCCATTTAAAGCAACTTGTTATATTGGAGCAATCAAGCAATCGAATCCCTTGAATTATGGAGATTCGATCGGGATAGCATAGAAAGCATATATCCAGCAGTTcattttatatttgtatttattattttattatactttcTAGTTTAGCTACTATTTATAAGGGATTAGATTGTAATTGATCTAGTATATTAgcaaattttgaaacttttatatatttgggATACTTGTATAGGTTTTGTACTAAGTATTGGGAGCAATTATTTGTTCATTTAGGAACGTATTCTTGTAATTgcattaaaagaataaaacaagtTTGCTGCTTGGTTTTACAACCACTAGTTGTATTGGGTTGAAATATAGTGAATTTACTCACTAAGCTAGGCTCTGCAAACATAGAAACAACCTTTTGTattcttgttttttcttctttttacagTGTCACCTTAAGTCCGCACTGCAGCCATCACCTCCATCCAAGCACTTTGTTTATCTAACCATTATCAACTATCTGTTCCAATAGAAGGTTTTTCTTCTCTGCTCAAGTTATGCTGCCCAGGTCTCTAAGTCCAACTTGTTTATGCTCCAAACTTATGGTTGTAGGAGAGCTATGATCAAGTTTCTTTCGTTTTTGTTTTTCTACTTTATGCCTTGCCATGTTTTGGTTTGTTGCAAGTTTGGCTTCTACCCACTAGAAAGAACAAAGGCCTTTATGGAAATGAGAATCAAAGATTAGGGCCTTCGCCTTGATTCCTCCCCTGTTCTTCTTTCATGCATTTGAAGGGATAGTGGCGGACTTTGTTTTCGCAAAGCTTTGACTAGGGCTTTACTTTAGCATGGGTCTCCTTCCCACCTCTGTTGGTTTTCATTGTTAGATATGTTAACCATCTTTAATGATGTCTTGGTGCttgtacattttttttaataacaatgaaattttagtattatgttaaatataataaaaataacttttttaagtaaaaaaaagatTGATATATCAAAGTAGGTgaactttttattaaaaaagtgaAGTTGTAAGTATTTGTTAACAGGATAggtaaaagtttgaaattttagtaaaatattattttaaagttaaatttagtaaaaataattCATCTTTAGAAATTAATGTAACAATCATAACAACAACATCATTCCGTCtcctttcatttcttctatttaattataaaataaaataaaataaaataaatccctCCCTTCAGTCTCCACTTTCCTCTGAAACCAAACCCATCTCCCCCACGCGTATTCTACTTTCCTGTCTCCTGCTCTTGAGCCGTGCTTTAAAACATCATTAATCATCTTCGGCTTCACCTTCATTATCATCTTCATGTAATtgctcttttccatttcttttctgTACTATTTTTCTGTTTCTATTTTCCTTCATCACGAAGAAATTAagcaaataaagaaagaaaacccagtgtttattttgggttttcttttgtttttttcacCATGCATTTTCCATGGAAGAAAGCCAAAGTAACCCGTATCTCACGGCTTGTTGCCGGCCTCCACCAATCCCCCAAACGCGGCGGATCCCTTGTGGTGGAGACTGGATTCCCGACATCCCTCATCGATCTGTTCATTAAGAACCGTGATCGCTTGCGGAGGTCATCTAAAAAGAAATCCGGTCCCCAGATCCTAATCCCTTCCCCTCCCTGCAATGAAGAGCTACAATCTCATGACATGGATGATGGCGAATTAGTAATAATTACGAGAGAAGGGGATGGTGAGAAGATTGGCCTGCATCTCGtgtttaaaatttctttaatggTGGCTCTGGCTGTTAGTACCAGAAATCTTGCGGTTTGGATCATGATGGCTGCATTGTTACTTGTGGTAATTGAGTTTGTTGGCACACATTTTCTGGGTTTCTCGAGACCCCAATCCAAGACCCTTTTCTTCGATTCTTGGATTCGAAAAGGTTTGAAATCAAGAGCAGATCAATTGGTTGAGAAACCACAAGGAACTGACTTCCCTGATCCTTGCGAGGTTATCGAATTGAAAGATGAGATAAGAAGGGAAACCGCAATCATTACATGTAAGAGTGAGCGTAGTCGGAGTGCAAGATTCAAAACAAGTTTAATCAAGAAATTTGTTCCAAAGAAGTTGCGTCATGAAAAGAGTAAGAAGCAAGGGAAGAGTAACAAGAAGAAGGATAAGGAATCAAGTAATCAAGTAGCCAATGAAGAAGATGAATCAGAAACTGAAGGAGGAGATCAAGTCTTGCAGGTTGAGTCAGAACCGGAGAATGTTAGAAAAAGGAATTCAGGGACAGGGTACGTAGTTCTGCTTGTGATGGTTATTCTTGCTGGACTTATAGGGGGGCGGGGCGTTGCCCTTTTACTTTCCGTTGTATGCTGCCTCATACTAATATATATTGGAACACACCAGAAAACAAAGATGACATTGGTTTAAGTATGACGATATATCCAAATCGGAATATCCTCGTTGTCTTTTGTTTATAGCGGTTGGTTGTGGAGGTTTAGCTTCTGGTTGAATCTGCAGCAATTATGATGGGCAAGGGAACTTGTATTTGTTGTAATTTCAACTGTAAATTTATATATACGAGTCAGAATTCATTCAAGTGTTGCATTGCAATTTTCCTTGCCAAAGCTACATATAAGAATGGTGCTTGCAATTTTCTAgggtttaatttgaaaaaaaagtaattaattagCCACATTTTGATTGGGAGAAAGGGAGTAAACCAATATTGCTTGCTTGCTTTCCCTTCAATTTTTTGGTACTAGTCCTTTCTAATCTTATGGATATActctctttcattttttttttacactGTCAACACTTTAATATATGGATATACTTTTTGTCCAATGTGGTACTATATTTAGCAATGGTTACATATTCTGGCATCTAAAATAATGGTGTTACTTTTGTctattcttttatcaaatcaataaaaaaaacttgaattaaacattaaaaaaataatacaataatcTTTGGTACCAAAATTTGTAACTTCTAACAAATACAAATATCATATTGAACAAAAAAACACAtattcaatattaaaaataatatcaaattcgaatactaaattatataataaagtatgataatacttgaatgtttaataaaaaattttaagaattttaagtagtaatgaaaattttagatttaaaccTAAGTGGAACTTCGGATATGAGTTAGGTTTCAACAACTtggttttctttgttctttttatcTCGAATGAATGTCcaacttcaaattttaaattggatttgATTACACTCTTAATACAAACAACATTTAATATTAATTCGTCGCTTGTGAAGTTTACGCGATATAAGACAAATCAAAAGCTTTTGGGAATCAATTAAAAAATAGGTAATATTTTGAGATTCGGTGCTCACAAAATTTTGTAATCAGCTTGTCCTTAATGCTAAACCAACACAATGGAGGTTAACGTATTTATTCATGTACCATAAGATCCTCATAtaatcttgtttcttttttttttttctaaaaaacttgattttttttaaacaacaGTGCTTCATTAAAACCCTTTCATCCCAGGTTGAAGTCTAGAGAGGAAGGAAAATAGtgcattaaattattattaattacaaTCAACGAGAttgtatatttaaattaaaatatattaaattattttataatttttataaaatttgtagataatattatattgtattttttttatagattttctaaaatatgattatattataaaacTATGCGTTTTTTAATAAGATTAGAAATCTATATATTTTAGCTTTTGCGAAAAAAAATTAAGTAGTTTTAAATAGACCTGCTCATGAGTCGGGCTACCCGGCCCGTTTGAAAATGGGAAGTTTTGGgtaaaactagactaaaaaaatgggtttgggcaaaaaaataataCTCATTTAAAAAACAGGTCGAgcctcgggtaagatttttttaACCTGGGCCCGGCCCAAcccaaatatgcaaaaaaaaaatctatttttttactgttttattgttgttgtttttttactattttttgttattttcttgtttttttttttcactattttgctaccatttcactattatgttgctactattttgttgttattatataactattattttattattaattttattactattttagagacatttacttgttaagttgtacctatgttagtgttatttaagtatgcatatttttaatttattttcaatttgttgagaaatatttattttaattttttatatttttgatttattatattttttaaaaaacaatacgGACGAACCGGGCCGAGTTTGGGTAAAATTGTAGGCCCATTTATGGGCAAGGCCCTTGGcctaaattttttattgggcCCGATCCGactcatgaacacctctaattttatacataaaagtaatatatatatatgaaaagtggAGGCGATTTGAGGGGTAGGCAAGGGTATTGGCCtcccaaaaatgaaaaattttaatttagttatcttgtgaatagaaaattataaattaatatatagtaaaattgtattttggtcCCTCAAAATGAAAAACTTTCAACTCAATCctcttacaaataaataaattataatttaatatatactaaaattacattttaaactcctaaaaataaataaaaaattctatttagccccttcaaaaataataaaattataaaataataataaacttataatttgatttaaagaaaaattatacttaaattttgatcttattaaaaaattttctggattcactattgtgtaaaaggaaaattaatttatagaaaaaaagtaaattaattaaaataaaaattaaataaacataattattttttaaaatattttaaaatttaatttctattaaaatagttaaaagCATTGTTGTACATATATCAACAGAATAATTAATTCACATGACATTTAAATATATAAGATATAATATAAGATATTATGCaaagtttataattttaattaaacatagTTTTAGGTTAATTACTCATATTTTTAACTTATTGTTGCTTTCAAATATTTAAGATTCATCACTTTACTCTTACCTTTAATTTTTGTAACATTTAAAATTACACATACCatctttccaaaaaaaaaacaaatactaAGGGTAAATTTCCCTTTCACCATGGACTCTCtctaaaaaaaaagatatatatttCTAGCGATTCAAACACCAAGAAGGTTTGTTTCAAAGACCCGACGTCTAATATTGAAGATGTGATGGATGTTGATTCAACACTGATTCTAACCTTGTCCTAGAAAAATATGGTTATGGGGAAAGGTTCTACCGTTTCTTATTGGGAGAGAGATTCAAACGCTACCAATAAGACTTTTTCACTATTAGAAGTGACGTTAAAAAGTTGATACTCAATTTCATCCCCGCCATTGTGTTCTTGGATAGAGTtcaaaaattattagttaaagaCATGTCTACTTCTGTGATTCTCAAACTGTTGGGAAGGAATATTGGTTTCACAACGCTACAAAATAAAGTTTATGGACTTTGGAGACCATTTCAACCCTTTCAAATGATGGATATAGAAAAATGGATATTTTTTAGAGTAAGAAACATAGAAGAATTCTTTAGTCTTTATTCTCTGATATTAATCAATACATTGTTGAGGTTTTATATACACATGAAAACCAACTGCTTAACAGACTTTCTACCAAACTAACTACCTTATTAATTGTTTAACATTCACCCAACTTATCAACAGGTTCAACACGAAGTAGACTTTAAAAATGAGAAAACAAGGAGACCGTCAATGGTTTAGTAAGAATATCAGCTACTTGATCACAAGCAGGTACTTCACCGACAACTAGAGACCCACTAGCCACTTTTTCACGAACAAAAAAAAGTCAAGCTCAACATGTTTAAACTTGGAATGTAATACTGGATTGGCTGTAATAGCAACCACACTTGAATTATCAC
Protein-coding sequences here:
- the LOC107962179 gene encoding uncharacterized protein — translated: MHFPWKKAKVTRISRLVAGLHQSPKRGGSLVVETGFPTSLIDLFIKNRDRLRRSSKKKSGPQILIPSPPCNEELQSHDMDDGELVIITREGDGEKIGLHLVFKISLMVALAVSTRNLAVWIMMAALLLVVIEFVGTHFLGFSRPQSKTLFFDSWIRKGLKSRADQLVEKPQGTDFPDPCEVIELKDEIRRETAIITCKSERSRSARFKTSLIKKFVPKKLRHEKSKKQGKSNKKKDKESSNQVANEEDESETEGGDQVLQVESEPENVRKRNSGTGYVVLLVMVILAGLIGGRGVALLLSVVCCLILIYIGTHQKTKMTLV